From a region of the Tachypleus tridentatus isolate NWPU-2018 chromosome 1, ASM421037v1, whole genome shotgun sequence genome:
- the LOC143253329 gene encoding uncharacterized protein LOC143253329, with protein MKLFTVVFTLSCVLFIVHQSEAGKLKKLLPLLLLGAAGGGKSVIPLPLPLPVPISTGSSYYSHDHYGYGGGYGGHGLGGGYGGYGLGGGYGGYGFGGHLGGGYGGWW; from the exons ATGAAGCTGTTTACCGTAGTGTTTACTTTGTCTTGTGTGTTGTTTATTGTCCACCAATCAGAGGCGGGCAAGTTGAAGAAGCTCCTCCCACTGCTCCTACTTGGGGCGGCAGGAGGCGGGAAAAGTGTAATCCCTCTCCCACTTCCTCTTCCGGTGCCAATATC GACAGGAAGCAGTTATTACAGCCACGACCACTATGGCTATGGTGGTGGTTACGGAGGCCACGGTCTTGGTGGTGGTTACGGAGGCTACGGTCTTGGTGGTGGTTACGGCGGCTACGGTTTTGGTGGTCATCTCGGTGGGGGTTATGGTGGATGGTGGTAG